Proteins from a single region of Ignavibacteria bacterium:
- a CDS encoding MFS transporter has translation MKEPSPEKSRSGKGVVILAFIAFISLGLPDGLLGVAWPSMRESFSRSLDSLGMLLVASMAGYLLSSFYSGLVTSRLGVGWLLSLSCLATGASLLGYTLAPHWWMMIPLAVVAGLGAGAIDGGINTYVASNFGEHLMQWVHASYGIGITMGPVIMTTGLSYFSSWRPGYIVVGGLQIALAASFALTVSMWQTGKSGEEKKQVLSDYKTPMMETLRQPDVWISILLFFIYAGIEATIGSWAYTLLTESRGISSEIAGFFVGSYWATFTVGRILAGIFTRRFRMHSLIRGSLAGAFAGALLLIWSPFKAMSLIGVVIIGFAIAPIFPGMVSLTTRRVGARFAANTIGMQISAAGLGVAAIPGLTGVLAQRTSLEVIPALVLLWIISLFILYSLSIRREKTPE, from the coding sequence ATGAAAGAGCCGTCACCTGAAAAATCCCGTTCCGGCAAGGGCGTTGTAATCCTTGCCTTTATTGCTTTCATATCCTTGGGACTTCCCGATGGCCTTTTGGGCGTTGCCTGGCCCTCGATGAGGGAAAGCTTCTCCAGGTCACTGGATTCACTTGGAATGCTGCTTGTAGCTTCCATGGCGGGATATCTCCTTTCAAGTTTCTACAGCGGGCTGGTGACCTCACGCCTGGGTGTCGGGTGGCTCCTGTCATTAAGCTGCCTTGCAACGGGTGCCTCTCTTCTGGGCTACACGCTTGCGCCGCACTGGTGGATGATGATTCCTCTTGCAGTTGTGGCGGGCTTGGGGGCCGGGGCAATTGATGGCGGGATCAATACCTATGTCGCAAGCAATTTCGGCGAACACCTGATGCAGTGGGTACACGCAAGCTACGGTATAGGCATAACCATGGGACCGGTAATTATGACCACGGGACTGAGCTATTTTTCCTCGTGGCGCCCGGGCTACATTGTGGTGGGAGGCCTGCAGATTGCCCTTGCAGCCTCATTTGCGCTGACCGTTTCAATGTGGCAGACAGGGAAAAGCGGCGAGGAGAAAAAACAGGTATTATCCGATTATAAAACGCCCATGATGGAAACACTCAGGCAGCCTGACGTATGGATAAGCATACTCCTCTTTTTTATTTATGCCGGAATTGAAGCTACAATAGGAAGCTGGGCATATACACTGCTTACTGAGTCGCGCGGCATTTCTTCAGAAATTGCGGGATTTTTTGTCGGTAGCTACTGGGCTACATTTACCGTTGGGCGGATACTTGCGGGAATTTTCACAAGGCGCTTCAGGATGCATTCACTGATTAGAGGAAGCCTTGCAGGAGCCTTCGCGGGGGCTTTGCTCTTAATATGGAGCCCGTTTAAGGCAATGAGCCTAATAGGAGTAGTAATAATTGGTTTTGCAATTGCCCCGATATTTCCCGGCATGGTGTCTCTTACAACAAGGCGCGTAGGTGCGCGTTTTGCGGCAAATACGATAGGAATGCAGATCAGCGCCGCGGGCCTCGGGGTTGCAGCAATTCCGGGATTAACGGGAGTCCTGGCTCAGCGCACGTCTTTGGAAGTAATCCCGGCCTTAGTTCTTCTCTGGATTATCTCCCTGTTTATTTTATATTCCTTGTCCATACGGAGGGAGAAAACACCCGAATAA
- a CDS encoding fatty acid hydroxylase, translating to MEKKYISNEDKTARMFESNFMEALSRVHPSVPVIMYLPLVLYLLYYSYINPDIKYESIILLFVLGTFIWTFTEYTLHRFIFHYVPNNSIGQRMHFIFHGVHHAYPKDSRRLVMPPSVSVPLAFTFYALFYYILGAKFVYPFFSGFLTGYLFYDMTHYAIHHFNIKSGLFLFIKKHHMRHHYKDATRGFGVSQPLWDIVYRTNFEAEKKAHKLRY from the coding sequence ATGGAAAAGAAATATATTTCAAATGAAGATAAAACAGCAAGAATGTTTGAAAGCAATTTTATGGAAGCCTTGAGCAGAGTCCATCCCTCTGTTCCCGTTATAATGTATCTGCCCTTAGTTCTATACCTGCTCTATTATTCTTATATAAATCCGGACATAAAATATGAAAGCATAATACTGCTCTTTGTACTTGGGACCTTCATCTGGACGTTTACAGAATACACACTTCACAGGTTCATCTTCCACTATGTCCCGAACAACTCAATCGGGCAGAGGATGCATTTTATTTTTCACGGTGTGCATCATGCTTACCCGAAGGACTCGAGAAGGCTTGTTATGCCGCCGTCTGTGAGCGTTCCTCTTGCATTTACTTTCTACGCATTATTCTATTACATTCTGGGAGCAAAGTTTGTGTATCCCTTCTTCTCTGGGTTCCTTACGGGATACCTTTTTTATGATATGACGCACTACGCCATTCATCACTTTAACATAAAAAGCGGATTATTCCTCTTTATAAAAAAGCACCACATGAGGCATCATTATAAGGATGCGACAAGAGGCTTCGGTGTAAGCCAGCCTTTGTGGGATATTGTCTACAGAACCAATTTTGAGGCAGAGAAGAAGGCTCATAAGCTCAGATATTAA
- a CDS encoding dihydrofolate reductase codes for MSAYVFIAQSLDGFIAKKDGDIDWLIEIPNPEGSDWGFGEFMNMIDAVIMGRNTFEKVLSFDEWMYTKPLFVLSGSLKEIPKKLSGKAEIINGSPEEVIRKLNSMGYRNFYVDGGMTIQNFLKEDLIDELIISTIPIILGSGIPLFGTIERELKFEYVKTEVFDKRFTKSFYKRIRASQ; via the coding sequence ATGTCCGCATATGTTTTTATAGCACAGAGCCTCGACGGATTTATTGCAAAAAAGGACGGGGATATAGACTGGCTGATTGAAATTCCCAACCCGGAAGGAAGCGACTGGGGCTTTGGGGAGTTCATGAATATGATTGACGCAGTGATAATGGGAAGGAACACTTTTGAAAAAGTCCTTTCTTTCGACGAGTGGATGTACACTAAACCCCTCTTTGTTCTCTCCGGCAGCCTTAAAGAAATCCCAAAGAAACTTTCCGGTAAAGCTGAAATCATAAATGGAAGTCCCGAAGAAGTTATACGTAAGCTTAACTCTATGGGCTACAGGAATTTTTATGTCGACGGCGGCATGACAATTCAGAACTTCCTGAAGGAAGACCTTATAGATGAGCTTATCATATCAACAATCCCGATTATTCTTGGAAGCGGCATTCCATTATTCGGCACTATAGAACGCGAGCTGAAATTTGAGTACGTAAAGACAGAAGTCTTTGATAAAAGATTTACAAAGAGCTTTTACAAGAGAATCAGGGCTAGTCAGTAG